One Archangium violaceum genomic window, CGGCCCCACGAAGCTCATGTCCCCCATCAACACGTTGAAGACCTGGGGAATCTCGTCGATGCGCGTCTTGCGGATGAAGCGGCCCACCCGGGTGACGCGATCATCGTTCGTCCGCGCCCACACCGCTCCGTCCTTCTCCGCGTCCGTGCGCATGCTGCGGAACTTCCACAGCCAGTACGTCTTCCCGTTGAGCCCCACGCGCTCCTGCCGGTAGAAGATGGGCCCCTTCGAATCCAGCTTGATGGCCAACATCACCAGCAGAAGGAAGGGCGCGGCGCACAGCAGCAGCATCGAGGCCACGAGGATGTCGAAGACGCGCTTGGCCATGCGCCTCGAGCGGGAGACCGTCAGCTCGTCCGCGAAGACGAAGTCGCTGGTGCGCAGGTGCGCCACCGGAATCCGGCGCAGCACGCGCTCGCAGAAGCCGGCGGCCTCGTACACCCGGCGCCCGGCCAGGCGGCAGCGCAGCAGCGCGTCCATCCAGTTGGCCCCGCGCATGTCGTCCGCGGCCTGCACCACGAACTCGGCGCCGAGCCGCGCGGCCGTCTCGTCCACCTGCTCGGCCGGCGAGCCATCCGCCCTCGGCACGCGGGGCTCCACCAGCGCGACCACCTGGAAGCTGTCCTCACCGCCCTGCTCGATGACGCTGGCCAGCGCGCGGGCCTTGAGCCCGTCACCCACGATGACGACACGGCTGGGCATGCCCACCACCGCGCGAAGCGAGGAGCGCACCAGCAGCGTCCCCACCAGGGCTCCCACGGCGCCGCCGAGCAGCGCCCCCGGAGGCAGGTGCACCGGCAGCACCGCCGGCGCCATCAGCATCAACAAACCGACGAAGGCCGTCGTCACCCCCGCCGCCTTGAGGAGCCGCGCGCCCCGACCCCGATCCTCCGCGGCCACCCTCAGGTTGTAGAGATCCATCAGATAGATGGAGAACTGGAACGTGGGGACGAAGGTGGCGCCCAGCAGCAGCAGCGCGGGCCCCGACTGCGCCAGCGGCAGGTGCGCATCCTCTGGCGCCAGCATCTTCGCGCAGGCCACCGCCCCCAACAGACACGCCAGGGCAATCGCGGCTCCTTCGATGACGAAGAGCGTCAGCTTCCTGGACGAAAAGTAATGATGGAAAACCCGAAGCACGTATCTCTCCCTCCGACCACCTCGCCCCCCTGCCACACCCCTCCCGGCCACGCGCCCCCTCGCGCGTGGCCGGGCTACCGCCGACGTCCTACTTCCGGACGTAGTTCTTCAAGTACGGGGTGTCGCTCATCTCCGCCCCGTTCAACACGCAGCCCAGGATGGGCGCCCCACCCAGCTGCTCCACGGCCTGGTTGACCGCCCGGGCCGGGGTGACGTTGGCACGCACCACCATGAGCAGGCCGTCCGCCTGGTGCCCGAGGATCGCCGAGTCGGCGAAGGGCAGCGTGGGCGGCAGGTCCATGTAGACCTCGTCGAAGTGCTCACGCACCACCTTGAGGAACTGCTTCATCCGCGCGCTGGCCAGGGCCTGCGTGGGCTCCTCGGGCGTGGCACCCGCGGTGATGACGGCCATGCGCGTGGCATGGAAGCGGCGCACCAGGTCGCGCACCTCACACTCCCCGCTCAAGAGCTCCGACAGACCCGGCCGGCCCTTGATGCCG contains:
- a CDS encoding sugar transferase — translated: MLRVFHHYFSSRKLTLFVIEGAAIALACLLGAVACAKMLAPEDAHLPLAQSGPALLLLGATFVPTFQFSIYLMDLYNLRVAAEDRGRGARLLKAAGVTTAFVGLLMLMAPAVLPVHLPPGALLGGAVGALVGTLLVRSSLRAVVGMPSRVVIVGDGLKARALASVIEQGGEDSFQVVALVEPRVPRADGSPAEQVDETAARLGAEFVVQAADDMRGANWMDALLRCRLAGRRVYEAAGFCERVLRRIPVAHLRTSDFVFADELTVSRSRRMAKRVFDILVASMLLLCAAPFLLLVMLAIKLDSKGPIFYRQERVGLNGKTYWLWKFRSMRTDAEKDGAVWARTNDDRVTRVGRFIRKTRIDEIPQVFNVLMGDMSFVGPRPERPVFVEQLKQQIPFYGLREAVKPGLTGWAQIRYPYGASVEDARNKLEFDLYYVKNGSLFLDMGIIFHTVRHVLLARGAR
- a CDS encoding CpsD/CapB family tyrosine-protein kinase; this translates as MDQTMERAGNFLPRVDDAAGSPNAVDKRVVSLTAPASGAAEQYRSLYYRLERMRELRPLKVVGVTSALPGEGKTVTTVNLALAAARANMERRILLIDADLRRGQVADVLGIKGRPGLSELLSGECEVRDLVRRFHATRMAVITAGATPEEPTQALASARMKQFLKVVREHFDEVYMDLPPTLPFADSAILGHQADGLLMVVRANVTPARAVNQAVEQLGGAPILGCVLNGAEMSDTPYLKNYVRK